A portion of the Malania oleifera isolate guangnan ecotype guangnan chromosome 3, ASM2987363v1, whole genome shotgun sequence genome contains these proteins:
- the LOC131151191 gene encoding uncharacterized protein LOC131151191, whose amino-acid sequence MEWRCIIDFSSFFLFEATGDSEAASDPLGDSKASSGDVDVMENDDAESCSCDVHEVSYFEDKDFDDLRIGGDDIGYYGSGGEGGLDFALAEEVEMEVESGGGGVDGSRRMMMDEMENKLFWEACLEVGYP is encoded by the coding sequence ATGGAATGGAGGTGCATAAttgatttttcttctttcttcctcttTGAGGCCACCGGAGACTCTGAGGCAGCCTCTGATCCTCTGGGAGACTCCAAGGCAAGCTCCGGCGACGTCGACGTCATGGAAAATGATGATGCCGAGTCATGCAGTTGCGACGTTCATGAGGTGAGCTATTTTGAGGATAAAGATTTTGATGACTTGCGCATTGGCGGCGATGATATCGGTTATTATGGCAGTGGCGGCGAGGGTGGCCTGGACTTTGCTCTGGCGGAGGAGGTGGAGATGGAGGTGGAATCCGGCGGAGGAGGTGTTGATGGAAGTAGGAGGATGATGATGGATGAGATGGAGAATAAGCTCTTTTGGGAGGCCTGCTTGGAAGTTGGCTACCCATGA
- the LOC131151939 gene encoding heavy metal-associated isoprenylated plant protein 19-like, translated as MGKEKKNNEEKEIVAEFQVSMHCNACERTVAKAISKFKGVETFMTDMRRHRVVVTGRINPEKVLKKLRKKTGKRVVMVVTDEKGDDQRDEEIMMNAGGDLGWMGGGDPNRTGMDSTLVFDDYWRENVLLTMFSDENPTACSIM; from the exons Atgggaaaagagaagaaaaataatgaagaaaaa GAAATAGTTGCAGAATTCCAAGTCTCAATGCATTGCAATGCATGCGAAAGAACTGTCGCTAAAGCCATTTCCAAATTCAAAG GGGTGGAGACGTTCATGACGGACATGAGAAGACACAGGGTGGTGGTGACGGGGAGGATCAATCCAGAGAAGGTGCTGAAGAAGCTGAGGAAGAAGACGGGGAAGAGGGTGGTGATGGTGGTGACCGATGAGAAAGGGGATGATCAGAGAGACGAGGAGATTATGATGAACGCAGGAGGAGATTTGGGATGGATGGGTGGTGGAGATCCGAATAGGACGGGTATGGATTCAACGCTGGTGTTTGATGATTATTGGAGAGAAAATGTTCTACTCACTATGTTCAGTGACGAAAACCCTACTGCTTGTTCCATTATGTAG